The sequence GAACAAAATTACATTCAGAGAAAATGGAATGTTTAATTAGAGATTTTTTTTCCTGTAAAAATATCAACTATACATATTCAGGAGATCCTATATTTTTTATTTTGAATAAAAATTTTATAAAAAAAACAATTTTGTAAGTGAATATCTCAAATTTTAATGCAGATGCTGTAAAGCACTTAATTAGTATTAATATACTTGTATATACAGCTACCTTTGTTTTTTCACAATACAAAATAGAAAGTGTTTTATCTTTATATCATCCTTTGGATGATAGGTTTGAATTGTATCAGATTTTTACTCATATGTTTGTCCATTCCAAACGGATTTTTTTGCACATAATTTTCAATATGTTAGCCTTATTCATGTTTGGATGGAAGATAGAAACTTTATTAGGGATAAAAAAATTTATGATAATATATTTTTTATCAGGAATATTAGCAGCTTTATTACAAATAGTATTCAATACTGGTATTCTGTATTATTTTGTTCATACATTAGACTTTTCCAAAGCGAAAAAAATATTTGATTATTTGAATCAGGAACAACGTATCAATCTTTATAGTTCTATGTATTCTCCTATGATGGGATCATCTGGAGCCGTAAGTGGAATAGTAGGGGCTTTCGCTAGATATTTTCCAGAACATAAAATATTTATTTTACCTTTTCCTTTTCCAATTGCCGTACGAAAAGCTATTTTTATTTTTATTTTTGGAAGTTTTCTTTCTGTAATTTTTAATTTATCGCCTGGAGTTGCACATTTTGCTCATATTGGAGGAATATTATCCGGTTATTTTATAGGAAACTTTTTTTTAAAAAAAGAAAAAAATATCTTTTAAGACGAATTTTTTATTGTCTTATAGAATAAAATATAAGAAAATAGAAATGCAAAAAAAAAGGACAAATAAGAATTTTTCCCATTTATAGTAGTCATCATACGATTCCAGCGAAATTTCCAATTAAAAAAATTTAAGGGATTTTCTCTATTCCAATCAATACTCATCCATATGAATATAGGTTTTCCTACTATATGATCTTCTGGAACAAAACCCCAATAACGAGAATCGTAAGAATTATCTCTGTTATCCCCCATCATGAAATAATAGTTTTTTTTTATTCTATAATAATTATTTCTTTTATGGTTTATGAAATATTTTTTTTCAATATTGTTTCCTTCATCTACAATAAGATCATAATAAATATTAATGTTTTTTGAATTCAATTTAATAAAATCTCCTTTTTTAGGAATCAATAACGGACCAAAAAAATCTCTATTCCAACCAAGATTGTTTGGAAATATAGATTCTTCTTTAAAATGAATTGGTAAAATATATTTTTTTATAAAAATTATATTATCAAATAAGTTTTTTATTTGTATTGCTTTTTTTTCTGTTAACATTATTTGATAAAGATATTCGTCATTGTTTTCTTCTATAAATTCTACATCTTCCACATCCAAGTGGTCTTTGATAAATTCTATATTTAATGGAATATTTTTTGTTTTAATCAAGTATCCATGTTGCTTTTCTTTTGATGATTTTTCTTTTTGATGATTGATAAATACAATTCCATTTTTTATGAAAATTGAATCACCTGGTAACCCTACACAACGTTTGATATAATTCTCTTTTCTATCTATCACTTTGTGTTTTACATCTTTAGGAAAATTGAAAACTACAATATCGTTTCTTCTTATGTTTTTTATAGGAGGAAGACGGAAATAAGGCCATTGAAAAGAAATGTAAGATTTCCATTTTCCAAGAATAGTGTTATGTGTAAATGGAATAGATAGAGGTGTAATAGGCATACGCAATCCATAATGGATTTTGCTTACTAATATAAAATCTCCTACCAGTAAAGTTCCTTCCATAGAAGAAGTAGGAATAGAAAAAGGTTGAACTATATAAGTATGTGTAAGGAAAGAAAGAATCATAGCCAATACAATACTAGATCCAGTATCTTCCTTAAATTTTTTAATTTTAGATGCAACAACAATATTTTTGGAGTAGGAGTAGTTTATATAAAATATATACCATCCAAAGGTAAATAAAAATAAAAAAATATCTCTTCTTCTATTTTTTCCAAACATTTTAAGTAAATTTATCCATAAAAATACAAGTAGAAAAATACTTGTTAATGGAAAAAACAAAAGAAACAAAAACCAGACAGGTATACGATTAATTTTAAAGAGGAGAATAATATTGTATATGGGAATAATTACCTTATGATAAGTTATTCCTAATTTCTTATAAAGCCTCCATGTACCTAGAACATGAATAAAATGTTCAAATAATAAAAAAATACCACTAAATAAAATATATTGAAACATATTATATCCCTAATACTTCTTTCATAGAAAAAATCCCTTTTTTATCTTTGATCCATTCTGCAGCAATAATAGCTCCAATTGCAAATACGTCTCTATTATGAGCTTTGTGTTGCATTTCAATACTTTCCATTTTAGATTGATATGTAACTATATGTATTCCTGGGATATTTTCAATTCGTTTTGAAACGATTAATATTTTATCTTTTTTTTTATTGGGATCTAAAGTCCATGTTTTTTTCATTTGATTATTGAGAACACTTTTTGCTAAAACCAAAGCAGTTCCACTAGGTTTATCTAATTTTTCTTTATGATGAATTTCTTCAATTTTTACTTCGTAATTTATAGAATATGGGGATAGCAATTTTGACAATTTATGATTAATTTCATGAAATATATTCATTCCTATACTAAAATTCGAAGAGTATAGAAAAGTTCCATTATTTTTTTCACATAAATCTTTAACAAGATGAAGTTTTTCTATCCATCCTGTAGTTCCACATACTATAGGAATATGATTTTCTATGCAAATCTTTATATTCTTAAAGGCAGAATCAGGTCGGCTAAATTCTATTGCTACATCTGACTTTTTCAGTAAAATGGGACAAGGACTTTTGTTAGAAAAAAAGGAAATTTTATGATTTCTAACTTTTGCTATTTTTTCTATAGATTTTCCCATTTTTCCATATCCTATTATAGCTATATTCATATTTATTATTGAAATTTTATTATAAAATAAATTATATTTATAATAAATGAAAAAAAAAGTAATAGTTTTCTGTGGATTTAACGGAACAATATCTCCAAAGCTAAGCATAACCTACCCACGTGGTGAAATAGGTAGACACGCCACCTTGAGGGGGTGGTATCCAATTCAGGATATGCTGGTTCGAATCCAGTCGTGGGTACAATTATTTATTTTATGAAATAACTCCGGATCCTATTAATTCTTTTTCAAGATACCAAACGGCAAATTGTCCTTCAGTGATTGCACATTGCATTGTTTCAAATTCTATAAACATTCCATTTTTCATCTTATATAACAAGGATTTTTGCAATGGTTGTCTGTAACGAATTCTACAAAAAACCTCCATTTTTTCTCCATTAAGAAGAGAAAGATCTTCTCGTATCCAATGAATATCTTTTTCCTTAATGAATAAGGATTTTTTATATAACCCAGGATGAGTTTTCCCCATTCCTGTATAAACAATATTTTCTTGAATATCTGTCTCTAGAACAAAAAGAGCTTTCTTATATCCTCCTACAGAAATTCCTTTACGTTGTCCCTTTGTAAAAAATTGAGCTCCTTTATGATATCCAATTAATTTTCCATCTGACTTTTTATATTTTTTATTCTTAGATAGAAAGAATAATTCTTCCTCTTTGGATAAAAAGGATCTCTTTTTTTTTTTATATATTGATGCATTTGAATCTATATTAATGATCTCTCCTTTTTTCGGAATAATTTCTTGTTGAAGAAATTTGGATAATTTAATTTTTCCAACAAAACATAATCCTTGAGAATCTTTCTTCTTGGCGTTACATAATCCATTTATTTCTGCTATTTTTCGTACTTGATTTTTGGTCAACATTCCTAATGGAAATATAGATTTTTCTAATTGATATTGTGTTAATTGACATAAAAAATACGATTGATCTTTATTGGAATCCTTTCCAATCAAAAGACGATAAATAATTTTATTATTTTTTATAATTATTTTTTTATTAACATAATGACCTGTAGCAATAAAATCAGCTCCTAAATCCATAGCTATTTTCAAAAAAACATTGAATTTTATCTCTCTGTTACACAATATATCTGGATTAGGAGTCCTCCCAGATCTATATTCATCAAACATATAATTGAGAATAGAATTCTTGTATTCTTTTTTCATTTCTATTACTTGAAAAGGAATATTCAATTCTTTAGATACCAACATAGCATCAATACTATCTTCTAACCAAGTACACTGATTATTACTGGAACTATAATTATCCCAATTATGCATAAATAAACCAATAACTTCATAACCTTTTTTTTTAAGAAGTAAAGCAGCAACACTGGAATCAACCCCTCCTGAAAGTCCTACCACTACTCTTTTCATATTTATGTCTTATGTTATGAAAACATTTCTCTAACACGATCAAAAAAAGATTTTTCCTCATTTCCAGGATGAGGAAGAAAATTTTCATTTTTCCTCATTTTTTCAAAAAATTTTCTCTGTTCTTCATTAATTCTTCGTGGAGTCCAAACATTAACATGAATTAAAAGACTTCCAAATCC comes from Blattabacterium sp. (Mastotermes darwiniensis) str. MADAR and encodes:
- the mnmA gene encoding tRNA 2-thiouridine(34) synthase MnmA, translating into MKRVVVGLSGGVDSSVAALLLKKKGYEVIGLFMHNWDNYSSSNNQCTWLEDSIDAMLVSKELNIPFQVIEMKKEYKNSILNYMFDEYRSGRTPNPDILCNREIKFNVFLKIAMDLGADFIATGHYVNKKIIIKNNKIIYRLLIGKDSNKDQSYFLCQLTQYQLEKSIFPLGMLTKNQVRKIAEINGLCNAKKKDSQGLCFVGKIKLSKFLQQEIIPKKGEIINIDSNASIYKKKKRSFLSKEEELFFLSKNKKYKKSDGKLIGYHKGAQFFTKGQRKGISVGGYKKALFVLETDIQENIVYTGMGKTHPGLYKKSLFIKEKDIHWIREDLSLLNGEKMEVFCRIRYRQPLQKSLLYKMKNGMFIEFETMQCAITEGQFAVWYLEKELIGSGVIS
- a CDS encoding rhomboid family intramembrane serine protease, which produces MNISNFNADAVKHLISINILVYTATFVFSQYKIESVLSLYHPLDDRFELYQIFTHMFVHSKRIFLHIIFNMLALFMFGWKIETLLGIKKFMIIYFLSGILAALLQIVFNTGILYYFVHTLDFSKAKKIFDYLNQEQRINLYSSMYSPMMGSSGAVSGIVGAFARYFPEHKIFILPFPFPIAVRKAIFIFIFGSFLSVIFNLSPGVAHFAHIGGILSGYFIGNFFLKKEKNIF
- the dapB gene encoding 4-hydroxy-tetrahydrodipicolinate reductase codes for the protein MNIAIIGYGKMGKSIEKIAKVRNHKISFFSNKSPCPILLKKSDVAIEFSRPDSAFKNIKICIENHIPIVCGTTGWIEKLHLVKDLCEKNNGTFLYSSNFSIGMNIFHEINHKLSKLLSPYSINYEVKIEEIHHKEKLDKPSGTALVLAKSVLNNQMKKTWTLDPNKKKDKILIVSKRIENIPGIHIVTYQSKMESIEMQHKAHNRDVFAIGAIIAAEWIKDKKGIFSMKEVLGI
- the lepB gene encoding signal peptidase I, whose product is MFQYILFSGIFLLFEHFIHVLGTWRLYKKLGITYHKVIIPIYNIILLFKINRIPVWFLFLLFFPLTSIFLLVFLWINLLKMFGKNRRRDIFLFLFTFGWYIFYINYSYSKNIVVASKIKKFKEDTGSSIVLAMILSFLTHTYIVQPFSIPTSSMEGTLLVGDFILVSKIHYGLRMPITPLSIPFTHNTILGKWKSYISFQWPYFRLPPIKNIRRNDIVVFNFPKDVKHKVIDRKENYIKRCVGLPGDSIFIKNGIVFINHQKEKSSKEKQHGYLIKTKNIPLNIEFIKDHLDVEDVEFIEENNDEYLYQIMLTEKKAIQIKNLFDNIIFIKKYILPIHFKEESIFPNNLGWNRDFFGPLLIPKKGDFIKLNSKNINIYYDLIVDEGNNIEKKYFINHKRNNYYRIKKNYYFMMGDNRDNSYDSRYWGFVPEDHIVGKPIFIWMSIDWNRENPLNFFNWKFRWNRMMTTINGKNSYLSFFFAFLFSYILFYKTIKNSS